ATACAATACTGCAGGCGAGTTGGGAGGGGATCCTCGCGTGAAGAGGACCCCAGATGGTCCGGGAAGGAGCACACGAGGCCACGGCCTCATTTCCCCCCTTTTTTTCgcgttttcattttttttctctttaGCATTATTTTTCCTTCTGTTTATACTTTACAATATCATATAAATAGTATAGACAAAATATTTATCAAGTATAAGAAAAACAATGTGTATGAAATTTTTCATAGTATATTTAAAAAGTCTAAATCAGTAATTTGATAAAATGTTGATaaattatgtgaaaaatattaatcaaacatttgaaaatgttaaatgtgtttaACAAAAGATGACCATATATTAAAAAATAATGAAATTTTTTatcatgtatacaaaaatgttAACCAAGGATTGAAAAATTGTTGAACCAGTATTTTCAAATTTTGATCaggcatttgaaaaatatttaatttgatataaaaatattgaccatgtattttaGCAAATAATTTGTaattgaaaaatattaatcaaggaTTTAAAAAATGTATAGAAGTTTGTTTTCTACAAAAAGTTAATCTTGTGTTTGAATTTCTTTAAAATAATTATGTGGAAAATATTGACCTTGTATTacaaaaatgttaaatttgtatttCAAAATGTAAAACGTGTATTAGAAAAGTGTATTTGATCTATACAAAAAATGTGTATAGGGAAACAACGAAACCCGattgaaaacaaaaaaaaagatgaAAATGAGAATAAAAAcgaagaaaataaagaaaataaaaaatgatgaaAACCAAGAAATAGACAAAGAAAACCGAAGCAAAACgaatgaagaaagaaagaaaggaaaaacagTCAAACCAAGAAAGAAACGAATAAAATAGGTGAAAAGCAAGGAAAATAATCCGGAAAGCCCGTGAAACCTTGCTTTTCAAGTTGCTCACGCCCTACTAATATAACGCCGATGAGGTGATGACTTAGTGGCTAGCAGCATGACGCAACATAGAACCATGTGCACTACTTTTTTCTTTACTCTATTTCTTTTATGCGCGCTAATTGGCCGACCCGTTTCTGTAGACACACAACGCAAGAGAAGCTACTGTCTCGCTATAAGCGAGTGATAGCTCTCGCGAGTTAGGAGCGCCACTTCAGCGTGGAACCGTCGAGTGATAGAATAGTGATCGCGCCCGAGAGCTCCGACGTGGGCCAAAGTCCCGGTAAGCAATAAGGCAGGATGGTTACCATCGGTTGTAGGAAGTATCCAACTGGATTTTTCTTTGCACTATTTATTCTTTGGTAGTTTTTTATTATATGTATTTGCATTCTTTCTGATACTCCTTCAGTTTCtatattttattttttactttcTGCAGGCTTTCTCTATTCTAAAGTTCTTGGACTTTAACATATTCATGAATATTtagaatttttaaatttttttcaaattagtCATTTTTTTGAACTGACAAACATTTTCAAAATTGGCAAAATAAATGGAAATTCATGGAAGTTTATTGAAACTAAACAacttttgaaattcatgaatatttttttaataaatttacgctaggtttttttttatttctgAACTTTTTTGAACTCATGAAATTTTTTTCGAAACTCGTGAAATTTGTAAAAATtggtgaatttttttaatttctgaatGTTTTTTGAATTTACAAAATTTTCAAAAGTTGTGAACTTTTTATTAATTCACAAATTTTCCCATGATCGCAAACATTTGTTCTCTGTGATTCTTTGGCCGGTTTTATTGTTTTCCAAGTTTTCATATTTTTCTCTTTCATCATTTAAAAAAAATATCCAACGtacttttttgaaaattttattgtGTATTGGGAAAATGTTCGCATACGTAGGCAATATGTATATAAAAGGTGTTCGTAAATTACAGATTTGTTCAATGCGTATATTAGAAAATGCTCACCGGACATTAAAAAAATTTCAGTGTGTATTCgcaaaaatgttcaccatatatcacaaaaatgtttatAGTACAGAAACCAATAAGGAAAAGATAAAAAATTGGAACTAAAAAAACCAGAAGAAAAACTTTACGTGGAATAAAAAAAGGCAGGTCAACATCACCCGCGTGAAGCATAGCCGCCAGAACGGCTTCGCGGACGTCAATTGCCGTGTGCCAGCAACCTCAGAAGCATCAAATCTCTTATATATGCGCCAATGTGCGCCACCAATGTGCGCCACCGCACGGCCACAGTGCCCCGCGCTACTCACCTTGTGTTTGTGATAGCCGCCACGCTAAGGCCGCTTCGGCCACACCGCCTTGACCACCACCAGCCGCCACCGTGTCGTGACATCTTGACAGCATGGCCAGGGAGAGCCGTCCCTGGTCGTTGCGTGCAGGCAATCTAACCTTTGCCGCCTCAGTTGCTGCCACCTTCGGCAGCTGGGCCTGCCGCCACCGTGGCCGAGGCTGGCGGTAGTGGCCGCGAGAGAGTGGTCGCGAGGGTTTCTCAGGCTATTCTCGGTCACACGGGAGCATATTCCATTCTTTGCGCGCGTATGCAGTTTACTGTGCGCTTTAGCAATGACTATTTTCTGTTGATTAATAGATCTAGTGCTTCCAAAAAGAACAATTATTTCCAGGCCTTCCTGCCCGTATGAGTATGGTCCTACTATGGGATCCCTAGCACCAGTGATCCCTAATGAACAGTAAAATCCGAAAAAATAgtaacaaaattcaaaaaaatctgaatttttttgtcaAGAAACTTTGATGTTTGTTCTACATGTGTGCCAATTTTCATGATGAAATGACATTTTTGGAGGTCTCGGCAAAAAAAAATCATGCTCCAAAAAAACTGTTTTTGGAAGCATTTTGGGGATCAATTTTTTTTTTTGCCGAGACTTGCATGAATGTCATTTTATCAGGAAATTTTGAACGCATGTAAAAAAACATCAATATTTGTTGCcgaaaaaattcagattttttaactttttaaatatttttttcgTGTGTACTGTAGCAAAGGATgcctgtgagctcgagctcacaataGCACTTTCGCATACTATGACACAGTAGTCGTACTCTCCATCATGTGTGCATCCTTCTTTTTTGCGTGGATCATGTGTGCATCCAATTGCCAGCTCCTCCTATCTGGCCCCTATGTGCATCGCTCTATACTAGCTATGTTTTATTTTGTCATCACCTTTTGAGGTACCTTTTGCACTAAATAGTGCTGCTAAAAATCTCTTATATATTAAAAATAAGGGAGCGGCTAGGCGTCAGTCGTTGGAAAACAATTTTGTGTCAAGTCGTTTTTCTTGTTCTGTCTGAATTCTTGGATAAAGATCCAACACATCCCGCATCGTGTTCCATCTTCAACCGGTAAATCGACTGTTGTGTTGTTCATCTTCTTCAGTGAGCCGCCGCCTGCTGCCACAGCCCTAACCACCTGCCACCACCACTCGTAGTCGGCAGCGCTCCCACGTCAGCCTCGTCACCCCTCCACTCACTATCGTGCTAGCACCAGCCACAGACCATCCAGTACCAGAATTTCGACCATCCAGTACCAAAATTTCCCTGCGAGCTTGCACCCCCTTCCCCACCTTGAATTCAACCTTTGAACCCACCTCCGCGGCTATGGCTCGTTCCTGGTTGAGGCCTTGCCACCGTCGGCGGCCTCGTTGCTCCGGCTGTCACGCCTCCTTTTCCATATTAAACCGACTGACCCAAATTCAAAAATCAGACAACTTACATGCATCTAAATTGCAGTAAAAGTAAAAAATTCAACTTCTTTTTTCACAACCTACATACATAGGTGTGTGTGCACAACACAAACACAATGAACTTGAAATGTCAATCACAAACAGTACGTATTAGGTAGCTAGGGCATGAAAGCTCGGTAGCTAGTCGATGAGCTCCTTGAGGTAGTTGTCGTAGACGAAGTCGACGAGGATCCGGTACGCCTTCTCCGTGGGGTGGTAGCTGTCCCAGAACAAATAGTCGGTCACGTCGCCGCACACCGCCGACGTGACGCCGTTGCAGAGCACGGAGACCTCCATCATCCCCGTGCCGCAGCAGCCCAGGGTGGACTCCTTGAACCCGTACCCCTCCGGGCGCATCATCATGTCGAACAAGTACCCGTAGATGTCCATGAGCACGACCCTCGCCCCCGGGTGTTTGGCCTTGAGAGACTCCACCGTGGTGCCCATACCGGCGTTGATCATCTCGGCGATCTCGTTGTGGCCCGACGAGCAGTCCCGTCCAAGGCCGCCCGAGAGCGTGCGCTGGGACGGCACGCACCCGATGGgcggcatggagatgatggccacCCGCTTGGCCCCCGCGGAGAGCAGGCCGTCGAGGAAGGTGGATGCGTGGGACACGATGAGGGACGCGTAGTCCACGTGCGAGTAGGAGCTGCGCGCCCGCATGGTGAAGTAGGTGTTGGCCACGTCGTCGCTGCTGGCGCACACCGCGAAGACTCCCTTCGAGAGGATCTCCGAGAGAGCGGCGTCGCCGGCGAGGGCCCGGACCTTGGCCTTGTACTCGTGGAACATGCGGAGCTGGTCCGTCATGGAGATGACGGAGGCGAGCTGTGCCGTGAGCGGGTCGTAGCCTGTTCCTCCCGACGCGAAGCTGACGCCGGTGAGCAGGTCCTGTTTTGTTAGGTTCTGCTGCAGGTAGGCCGGGAGCAGCTGCTTGAGCCCCAGCTTGGAGGCGATGAAGTCGGTGGGGATCCTGCCGTTGCAGAAGCGGCCGGTGGGGCGGTGGTCGGCGCCAAAGTCGTGCCCGTAGGGCGGGAAGTTGGCCTTGACGATGGTGTGGATGGCGTTGTTGTTGCCCGTGTCCACGATGGAGTCGCCAAACACCACCAGCGCAGGCACCTGCTTGTCGGCCACCTTCGGCTTCGGCTTCAGCGTGCCCCAATGGCCGTGCTTCTTCGCCGGCGCCGTCGTTACACCTGCAGCCGAGGTGATGCTTCCTGTgtatgtggctcggctggaaacGTCGGTGGCCACCACCAACAGCACCAGCAAGACCAAGACAGAGCTCTTGCCCATTGCCATTGGTATGCAAAATGCAGCTAGCTCGAGCTGAGCGGAGTGGAGAGGAGTGAAGTGAAGTGGAGTGAAGTGTTGGAGTTGGTAGGATTTATGCATGGCTTTCGGTGCATGCGGTGCCGGCAAGGATGACATGCCCAGTAAATGCCCCCTGCGCCACTAGACTATGCATCCATGGATCTATGGGTGTGGTGGTGCAGGAGTGTGCTTTGATTGCATGTGCAGTAGATGTCGGTGAGCTTAAATATGACCTACATGTACGCCGGCCGGCGTGCCCACAACGTTGTCATCTCTTTCTGGATCTCGCCAGTTGATTCATGAGACCAAAGCAACCCAGGCCAAATGGCCAATGCCGGTACGTGAGAATGCTGTGCTCCAGTCAAAAGGAACGGCACTAGAGCTAGATATGACTCGTGAATGTTGTGTTCATGTTGGCCACAGTTTTGGTAATAGCATTCAGCGGACTACAAGACTTATTCCACTACAGCAAATGCTACGGGTAGTTTTTTCCGAAAAggacgctttattacttaaaaggttcaagcattacacccggccactgcatactaaaatgcacacagccaaacaaagTTCTCTCACACAAACGGAAAATAAAAAGGCGAAAGACATAGAATCTGTAGAACGCCTGAAGCGGAGGgggccaatcctaagatcatgctgccacccattTTGGGTAAAAATATCCCTCGTTGTATCCttcaatcgtgtacacacctctgTAAACAAGTCTCGGTTCTCCACACTTTGTAGAGAAGACCATAAACAAAGAGTCTTAGTACATATGTAGATAACCTGCATCAGAGAAATAGTTTTatcattaaaaatcttatcatttctacatagccaaagcgaccaaataacggcaagcgctcccaccctaagaagagttctaaacctgtgatcaattccatgtaaccagttgccaaatacattagcaacactacaaggaggatacaagccagaagctatctgGATACAATCCCATGTGACCCCTCATGCCGAAGCCATGGAGAGTACCATTGAATAGTCATTATGCAGGTGTAGTCTTTCTTCTGTGTGTTTTTGGACGAGCCCAAATACACATCATGGAAGACTCGCGGGGAAAGAACGATTAGAACGACGCGCCCCTTGCTGCGCAAAATAAATACACCTCAAATTATCCTCCATGCGTgcgaaggaatgattgaaatgtacgaaaggatGTGTTATGTACAGCATGGTTTCCaatttcagttttagaaaaatttCAGCATGAACCGAAATTACTGAAATTCAGTGATTTCAGTTTTCGTTTCAGTCAAAGGGATGAAATATGCACTTGAATTcaattaaaattttaaaaaatattttggaAAACATTTGAATTTATGTTTACTACTGAAATTGCCGAAATATTTTGACCGAAAcgtaatatttcagtgtctactgaaattaatgaaattcagtgaatttcatTGAAATCCcactgaaagtgaaaaccatgATGTACAGCGGCTATCCGAAaatgacttactttggatgataaggtagAGAACCGCTTCCTTGTCCTTATTCATTAACATGAAGTATTCGATGTACTTCCTCGCAGCTTCATGTTCCACGTTGTTGATTCCCAAGAAAATACCATAATCTACTGTATTTTGAAAAGTGATCAATATGTATCAAAATAACTTTCCGTGTAAATATGAAAATATATATCGTATATTAGAAAAGTCAACATGaattcaaagaaaaagaaaaaaattgatatAATGCTCTACATGTTGCTTGCTCCAGAATGAGTTCTGGACCTGCATGTTGCTTGCTCCAGAATGCACGCCCATGGCCTTTTGGTCCTACTAGCTATAGTAGATATAATGCTCAGAGTGTGATCAGCCGAGTGCAGTGCAGTGGAGTGGAGTAAGGATTTATGCATGGCTTTCGGTGCATGCGGTGCCGGCAAGGATCACATGCCGAGTAAATGCGGCCTGCTCCTTCGTCCGCGCGTGCCTTGATTGCGTGTGCAGTAGATGTTGGTCAGCTTAAATATGACCTGCATCTCTGCATGCCCACAACGCTGCCAAAATTTTCTGGATCTCGCCAATTGATTCGTGAAGCGGAAGCAAATTAACCAAACCAAATGGCCAATGCCAATAGGTGCAATTGCTGTGCTGCAGTCAAGGAATGACATGCACTAGGGCCAAGTTATGACTCATGTATGTTCATGCTGGCCACTGTTTTGGTAGAGGCAGCGGACGTGCGTAAGTACTGC
Above is a window of Triticum aestivum cultivar Chinese Spring chromosome 6B, IWGSC CS RefSeq v2.1, whole genome shotgun sequence DNA encoding:
- the LOC123133040 gene encoding GDSL esterase/lipase EXL3-like — its product is MAMGKSSVLVLLVLLVVATDVSSRATYTGSITSAAGVTTAPAKKHGHWGTLKPKPKVADKQVPALVVFGDSIVDTGNNNAIHTIVKANFPPYGHDFGADHRPTGRFCNGRIPTDFIASKLGLKQLLPAYLQQNLTKQDLLTGVSFASGGTGYDPLTAQLASVISMTDQLRMFHEYKAKVRALAGDAALSEILSKGVFAVCASSDDVANTYFTMRARSSYSHVDYASLIVSHASTFLDGLLSAGAKRVAIISMPPIGCVPSQRTLSGGLGRDCSSGHNEIAEMINAGMGTTVESLKAKHPGARVVLMDIYGYLFDMMMRPEGYGFKESTLGCCGTGMMEVSVLCNGVTSAVCGDVTDYLFWDSYHPTEKAYRILVDFVYDNYLKELID